A region of Fibrobacter succinogenes subsp. succinogenes S85 DNA encodes the following proteins:
- the rpsQ gene encoding 30S ribosomal protein S17, with amino-acid sequence MERNLRKVKQGIVSSDKMDKTITVVVENRKRHPMYNKIMTTTSKLKAHDEKNEAEEGDLVEIMETRPLSATKRWRLVRIVEKKK; translated from the coding sequence ATGGAAAGAAACCTTCGTAAAGTCAAGCAGGGTATCGTCTCCTCCGACAAGATGGACAAGACGATTACGGTTGTGGTCGAAAACCGCAAGCGTCACCCGATGTACAACAAGATCATGACTACGACCAGCAAGCTCAAGGCTCACGATGAAAAGAATGAAGCCGAAGAAGGCGACTTGGTCGAAATCATGGAAACTCGTCCCCTCTCTGCAACGAAGCGCTGGCGCCTCGTCCGCATTGTGGAAAAGAAGAAGTAA
- the rpmC gene encoding 50S ribosomal protein L29, whose translation MKARELKELGVDQLKEKLAQLNLDLFNYRMTAKLGNLEKPSVIQAARKDIARIKTILSEKAKA comes from the coding sequence ATGAAAGCACGTGAATTGAAAGAACTGGGCGTTGACCAGCTCAAGGAAAAACTGGCTCAGTTGAATCTCGATTTGTTCAATTACCGCATGACTGCGAAGCTCGGTAATTTGGAAAAACCCTCTGTGATTCAAGCTGCCCGCAAGGACATCGCCAGAATCAAGACCATCCTCAGCGAAAAGGCCAAGGCATAA
- the rpmD gene encoding 50S ribosomal protein L30, with protein MKKVRITLIKGIVRRLPVHRANVAALGLRKIGQTVEHNLTPSIQGMINAVKDMVKVEEI; from the coding sequence ATGAAGAAAGTTCGTATTACTTTGATCAAGGGTATCGTCCGTCGCCTTCCGGTGCATCGCGCTAACGTGGCTGCACTCGGTCTCCGCAAGATCGGACAAACTGTTGAACACAATCTGACTCCGTCCATCCAGGGCATGATCAATGCCGTGAAGGACATGGTCAAGGTCGAGGAGATCTAA
- the secY gene encoding preprotein translocase subunit SecY, translating to MEALKKAIDAFVNAFKIEELRKKILFTLGLLIVYRIGSHISIPGVNAAVLAEYFKNSNNLFGLYDSFTGGAFAKATVFALGIMPYISASIILQLMGSVIPAIQMLQKEGQEGRAKLNQYTRYFTVVLSALQGWGISMWLSNLKVTTAAGTGISVLSENFSSGLGNVGFRLLATLTFTVGTIFLMYLGEQITSHGVGNGISLIIFAGIVGGLPRAILAEAEMFNEGIQPLAIEVFILAIVVVIVGFIVFVEQATRRIPLQSPRRTVGNKVLGGQASYLPFKVNTANVIPVIFASCIMFIPAMVASWFPNVSAMQAFASAFIPGHISYSVVDALLIIFFTYFYTAIQYNPNDIAENLKRSGGFIPGVRPGKQTAEYIDHVLTRISLPGSLYLALISVVPLHLKDALNMSFYIGGTSVLIVVGVALDTLRQLEAQLHTKNYEGFLKRGRIRGRMAS from the coding sequence ATGGAAGCACTCAAGAAAGCCATCGATGCGTTTGTCAATGCGTTCAAGATTGAGGAACTGCGCAAGAAGATTCTCTTCACGCTCGGTCTTTTGATCGTCTACCGCATTGGCTCTCACATCTCCATCCCCGGAGTTAACGCTGCGGTCCTCGCAGAATACTTCAAAAATTCGAATAACCTGTTTGGCCTGTACGACTCGTTTACCGGCGGTGCATTTGCGAAAGCAACTGTATTTGCCCTCGGTATCATGCCGTACATTAGCGCAAGCATCATCCTCCAGTTGATGGGCTCGGTCATCCCGGCCATCCAGATGCTCCAGAAGGAGGGTCAGGAAGGTCGCGCTAAGCTGAATCAGTATACCCGATACTTCACGGTGGTCCTTTCCGCCTTGCAGGGATGGGGCATTTCTATGTGGCTTTCTAACCTCAAGGTGACGACGGCTGCCGGTACGGGCATCTCGGTCCTTTCCGAGAACTTCTCGTCCGGCCTCGGCAACGTAGGCTTTCGTCTCCTTGCAACGTTAACCTTCACCGTAGGTACGATCTTCTTGATGTACCTTGGCGAGCAGATTACCTCGCACGGTGTGGGTAACGGTATTTCCCTTATAATTTTCGCCGGTATCGTCGGTGGCCTTCCGCGGGCCATCTTGGCCGAAGCGGAAATGTTTAATGAAGGCATCCAGCCGCTTGCGATCGAGGTCTTTATCTTGGCGATTGTGGTTGTCATTGTCGGATTTATCGTTTTCGTCGAGCAGGCGACCCGTCGCATTCCACTCCAAAGTCCTCGCAGGACTGTCGGAAACAAGGTCTTGGGTGGTCAGGCTAGCTATTTGCCTTTCAAGGTGAACACCGCTAACGTGATTCCCGTGATCTTTGCCTCTTGCATCATGTTCATTCCGGCCATGGTTGCATCTTGGTTCCCGAATGTGTCCGCGATGCAGGCTTTTGCCTCTGCATTTATTCCGGGCCATATCTCCTACAGCGTAGTAGATGCCCTCCTCATCATATTCTTCACCTACTTCTACACGGCAATCCAGTACAACCCGAACGACATTGCCGAAAACCTCAAGAGAAGCGGTGGGTTTATTCCGGGAGTCCGTCCGGGTAAGCAGACAGCAGAATACATTGACCACGTTTTGACCAGAATTTCTTTGCCTGGGTCTCTTTACCTCGCTTTAATCAGCGTTGTTCCCCTGCATTTGAAAGACGCTCTCAATATGAGTTTCTATATTGGAGGTACCTCGGTCTTGATCGTGGTGGGTGTTGCTCTGGATACTCTTCGTCAGCTCGAAGCCCAGTTGCATACCAAAAATTATGAAGGTTTCTTGAAACGCGGCCGCATTCGCGGCAGGATGGCATCTTAG
- the rplF gene encoding 50S ribosomal protein L6, with the protein MSRIGKAIITIPAGVKVNVNGQNIKVEGPKGKLETTVHELISINLDGDKLSFTRPNDEKFTRAMHGTTRALVNNMVEGVTKGFQKTLEIVGVGYRVEQKGKDLNLVLGFSHPVIFKAPEGVELKAVDPLKITISGIDKQKVGQAAAEIRKYRKPEPYKGKGIKYAGEIVRRKQGKKTGK; encoded by the coding sequence ATGTCCCGTATCGGTAAAGCTATTATCACTATCCCGGCTGGCGTTAAGGTTAACGTCAACGGTCAGAACATCAAGGTCGAAGGCCCGAAGGGCAAGCTCGAAACGACAGTTCACGAACTCATCTCCATCAACCTCGATGGCGACAAGCTCTCCTTCACCCGCCCGAATGATGAAAAGTTCACCCGCGCTATGCACGGCACCACTCGCGCTCTCGTCAATAACATGGTCGAAGGCGTGACCAAGGGTTTCCAGAAGACTCTCGAAATCGTTGGCGTTGGCTACCGCGTAGAACAGAAGGGCAAGGACCTCAACTTGGTTCTCGGCTTCTCTCATCCGGTGATCTTCAAGGCTCCGGAAGGCGTTGAACTGAAGGCTGTTGATCCGCTGAAGATTACGATCTCCGGCATCGACAAGCAGAAGGTTGGCCAGGCTGCCGCAGAAATTCGCAAGTACCGTAAGCCTGAACCGTATAAGGGCAAGGGCATCAAGTACGCTGGCGAAATTGTGCGTCGCAAGCAGGGTAAGAAGACAGGTAAATAA
- the rplE gene encoding 50S ribosomal protein L5 translates to MNQMKQFYLEKVVPALQQKFAYKNVMQIPRLEKIVLNMGVGAASQNRKILDEAADTLTAITGQKAIVTNAKKAVANFHLREGIGIGAKVTLHGDNMWDFLYRFINIDLPRVRDFRGLARRGFDGMGNFTLGIKEQTIFVEIDIDKISRTFGMDISFVTSAKTDDEGRALLEELGLPFRK, encoded by the coding sequence ATGAACCAGATGAAGCAATTCTATCTCGAAAAGGTCGTTCCGGCCTTGCAGCAAAAGTTTGCCTACAAGAACGTGATGCAGATTCCGCGTCTCGAAAAGATCGTGCTCAACATGGGCGTGGGCGCCGCTTCCCAGAACCGCAAGATTCTCGACGAAGCTGCTGACACTCTCACTGCTATCACCGGTCAGAAGGCTATTGTCACTAACGCTAAGAAGGCTGTCGCTAACTTCCACCTCCGTGAAGGTATCGGCATCGGTGCTAAGGTCACACTTCATGGCGACAACATGTGGGACTTCCTCTATCGTTTCATCAACATCGACCTTCCGCGTGTCCGCGACTTCCGTGGTCTCGCACGCCGTGGCTTTGATGGCATGGGTAACTTCACCCTCGGCATCAAGGAACAGACGATCTTTGTTGAAATCGACATTGACAAGATTTCCCGTACCTTCGGTATGGACATCTCTTTCGTCACCTCCGCTAAGACGGACGATGAAGGTCGCGCCCTTCTCGAAGAACTTGGACTCCCCTTCAGGAAGTAA
- the infA gene encoding translation initiation factor IF-1 translates to MAKEEGIQVEGVVLEALPNAFFRVQLGNGHEILAHVSGKMRRHFIRILPDDKVLVEISPYDLNRGRITYRYK, encoded by the coding sequence GTGGCTAAAGAAGAAGGTATACAAGTAGAAGGCGTTGTGTTGGAAGCTCTTCCCAACGCTTTCTTCCGTGTTCAACTCGGAAATGGTCACGAGATTCTCGCCCATGTTTCAGGAAAAATGCGCCGGCATTTCATTAGAATCTTGCCGGACGACAAAGTGTTGGTCGAGATTTCCCCGTACGATTTAAATCGCGGGCGAATTACTTACCGTTACAAGTAA
- the rplX gene encoding 50S ribosomal protein L24: MANIKKNDNVKVISGVDKGKTGTVISVKDGKVVVSGVNVRKRHEKPSQTNQTGGIVEKELPIDISNVMLLEGNTPVRTRIVREKGKKGVRTSVKTGKAV; encoded by the coding sequence ATGGCTAACATCAAGAAGAATGATAACGTCAAGGTGATTTCCGGTGTTGACAAGGGCAAGACCGGCACCGTGATCAGCGTCAAGGATGGCAAGGTGGTCGTTTCGGGCGTCAACGTCCGCAAGCGTCACGAAAAGCCGTCTCAGACCAATCAGACTGGTGGCATCGTTGAAAAGGAATTGCCGATTGACATTTCCAACGTGATGCTTCTCGAAGGCAACACTCCCGTTCGTACCCGCATCGTCCGCGAAAAGGGTAAGAAGGGCGTTCGTACCAGTGTCAAGACTGGAAAGGCTGTGTAA
- the rplP gene encoding 50S ribosomal protein L16, whose protein sequence is MLSPKRTLHRKQMKGRMKGVASRGNYIAFGEFGIQALEKCWLTARQIEAARIAMTRKIKRGGRVWIRVFPDKPITRHPAEARMGKGKGAVEFWAAVILPGRILFEMGGVERELAMEALHVAIQKLPLKCKIIEESEI, encoded by the coding sequence ATGCTGAGTCCGAAAAGAACATTGCATCGTAAGCAAATGAAAGGGCGCATGAAGGGCGTCGCCTCTCGTGGCAACTATATCGCCTTTGGCGAATTCGGTATCCAGGCTCTTGAAAAGTGCTGGCTCACCGCTCGCCAGATCGAAGCTGCTCGTATCGCCATGACTCGTAAGATCAAGCGTGGTGGTCGCGTGTGGATTCGCGTCTTCCCCGATAAGCCGATTACCCGTCACCCTGCAGAAGCCCGTATGGGTAAGGGTAAGGGCGCAGTCGAATTCTGGGCAGCCGTAATCCTCCCGGGTCGCATCCTTTTTGAAATGGGTGGTGTTGAACGTGAACTTGCCATGGAAGCTCTCCATGTCGCAATTCAGAAGCTCCCCCTTAAGTGCAAAATCATCGAAGAATCGGAGATCTAA
- the rplR gene encoding 50S ribosomal protein L18, with product MTAIAKKRIQSRIARHERVRKSVVGTAECPRLAVRRSLSHMIAQIFDDENNKSVAQVTTASKEFQGKFGEMTKTEQAKQLGLQIAELAKSKGIESVVFDRGGYIYHGRVQALAEGAREGGLKF from the coding sequence ATGACTGCAATTGCTAAAAAAAGAATCCAGTCCAGAATCGCACGCCACGAACGCGTACGCAAGTCTGTTGTCGGAACTGCAGAATGCCCTCGTTTGGCTGTTCGCCGTTCCTTGTCTCACATGATTGCCCAGATCTTTGATGACGAAAACAACAAGTCTGTCGCTCAGGTCACCACAGCTTCCAAGGAATTCCAGGGTAAGTTTGGTGAAATGACGAAGACCGAACAGGCTAAGCAGCTCGGTCTCCAGATTGCTGAACTCGCCAAGTCCAAGGGCATTGAATCCGTGGTCTTCGACCGCGGCGGTTACATCTATCACGGTCGCGTTCAGGCTCTCGCTGAGGGAGCTCGTGAAGGCGGACTCAAATTCTAG
- the rplO gene encoding 50S ribosomal protein L15: MELNTLNPGKAAKGKSRKRIGRGPGSGWGTTAGRGQKGAGARKSAKAGRVAFEGGQMPIHRRIPKRGFKHAGVEFQIVNLKRLAAVSAVDFDAKVLFDLGFIKNVELPVKVLAFGSIDKAINVKVNAISEKAKAAIEAAGGKVEII; the protein is encoded by the coding sequence ATGGAACTCAATACTCTCAATCCTGGCAAGGCTGCCAAGGGCAAGAGCCGCAAGCGCATCGGTCGTGGTCCGGGCTCTGGCTGGGGCACAACTGCCGGTCGTGGTCAGAAGGGTGCTGGTGCTCGTAAGAGCGCTAAGGCCGGTCGCGTCGCTTTCGAAGGCGGCCAGATGCCGATTCACCGTCGTATCCCGAAGCGCGGCTTCAAGCACGCTGGTGTTGAATTCCAGATCGTGAACCTGAAGCGCCTCGCCGCTGTTAGCGCTGTTGATTTCGACGCCAAGGTCCTCTTCGACCTCGGCTTCATCAAGAACGTCGAACTGCCGGTCAAGGTCCTCGCTTTTGGTTCTATCGACAAGGCTATCAACGTAAAGGTTAACGCTATCAGCGAAAAGGCAAAGGCTGCCATTGAAGCTGCTGGCGGCAAAGTTGAGATCATCTAA
- the rpmJ gene encoding 50S ribosomal protein L36, whose translation MKIKASIKPRCENCKIIRRKGVLRIICSKNPRHKQKQG comes from the coding sequence ATGAAAATCAAAGCCTCCATCAAACCCAGATGTGAAAACTGCAAGATCATCCGTCGTAAGGGTGTATTGCGCATCATCTGTTCGAAGAACCCCCGTCACAAGCAGAAGCAGGGATAA
- the rpsK gene encoding 30S ribosomal protein S11 has product MKETAAAAAEAPAAAEEVKIKKGKKRIDIQGIACVFASFNNTIVSITDARGNVVAWGSPGNSGFKGSRKSTPFAAQLAAETAAHKAFDLGMRKVDVRVKGAGGGRESAVRALKNAGLEVLSIRDVTGIPHNGCRPKKKRRI; this is encoded by the coding sequence ATCAAGGAAACTGCTGCTGCCGCTGCTGAAGCTCCGGCTGCTGCTGAAGAAGTCAAGATCAAGAAGGGCAAGAAGCGCATTGACATCCAGGGTATCGCCTGCGTGTTCGCTTCCTTCAACAATACAATCGTTTCTATCACCGACGCTCGTGGCAACGTTGTCGCTTGGGGTTCTCCGGGTAACTCCGGTTTCAAGGGCTCCCGCAAGAGCACACCGTTTGCAGCCCAGCTCGCCGCTGAAACCGCTGCCCACAAGGCATTCGATCTCGGCATGCGCAAGGTGGACGTTCGCGTTAAGGGTGCTGGTGGCGGCCGTGAATCTGCCGTCCGCGCTCTCAAGAATGCGGGCCTCGAAGTTCTCTCTATTCGAGACGTGACGGGCATTCCGCACAATGGTTGCCGTCCTAAAAAGAAGAGAAGAATTTAA
- the rpsE gene encoding 30S ribosomal protein S5 → MEREAQVSEFEDKVVHINRCAKTVKGGRRMSFSALVVVGNKNGKVGVGLGKAKEVSEAIRKGTEAAQRNIVEVQLLDGTIPHDIEVKSGSTRILLMPAAPGTGVIAGAAARAVLELAGVRNILTKIHGSSNPSTVVSACLEGLLSQKNKQDCAKLRGFEA, encoded by the coding sequence TTGGAACGCGAAGCTCAAGTTTCTGAATTTGAAGACAAGGTTGTACACATCAACCGTTGCGCTAAGACCGTCAAGGGCGGCCGTCGCATGTCCTTCTCCGCTCTCGTTGTCGTCGGCAACAAGAACGGCAAGGTCGGTGTCGGTCTCGGCAAGGCTAAGGAAGTTTCCGAAGCTATCCGTAAGGGTACCGAAGCTGCCCAGAGAAACATCGTGGAAGTCCAGCTCCTCGATGGCACCATCCCGCACGACATCGAAGTGAAGAGCGGTTCTACCCGCATCCTCCTCATGCCGGCTGCTCCGGGTACTGGTGTTATCGCCGGTGCTGCTGCCCGTGCAGTTCTCGAACTCGCCGGTGTCCGCAACATCCTCACGAAGATTCACGGTTCCTCCAATCCGAGCACTGTCGTCAGCGCTTGCTTGGAAGGCCTGCTTTCTCAGAAGAACAAACAGGACTGCGCCAAGTTGCGTGGTTTTGAAGCCTAA
- the rplQ gene encoding 50S ribosomal protein L17 — protein MRHGVKNKKLGVNAQHKRAILRALTTSILEKGMETDQNKRYVRTTLHKAKLVRSCVERMITYAKKGDLSARREAARFVMDPKVLQDLFNTIGPRYANRNGGYTRVLKLGPNRAGDAAEMALIGLVEDEIVAKAKKAAEPAKADAAVDMVEGEGKSAN, from the coding sequence ATGAGACACGGTGTAAAAAACAAGAAACTGGGTGTTAACGCCCAACACAAGCGTGCCATCCTCCGCGCCCTCACGACTTCTATTCTCGAGAAGGGCATGGAAACGGATCAGAACAAGCGCTATGTGCGTACCACTCTCCACAAGGCTAAGCTTGTGCGCAGCTGTGTAGAACGCATGATTACCTACGCAAAGAAGGGTGACCTTTCTGCACGTCGTGAAGCTGCTCGCTTCGTGATGGACCCGAAGGTTCTCCAGGATTTGTTCAACACGATCGGTCCGCGTTATGCTAACCGCAACGGTGGTTACACTCGCGTGCTGAAGCTCGGCCCGAACCGCGCCGGTGACGCTGCTGAAATGGCTCTTATCGGTCTCGTCGAAGACGAAATCGTTGCTAAGGCCAAGAAGGCTGCTGAACCTGCTAAGGCTGACGCTGCTGTTGACATGGTCGAAGGCGAAGGCAAGTCCGCTAACTAA
- a CDS encoding polysaccharide biosynthesis/export family protein, which produces MRSFIAYLLLACVCVFASESMFGNSSTARNLVLGEGTSTRGAASLTPMYAEMTVDSNYVLGPGDFLDLMLEDKYLSIQIYPDGSVAVEECGAVHVGGKTFGEAQRLILDLVSKRYKREFCFVQLAALKKFRVNAMGAVGLVGQHIVDPQTRLSQFIRAIGNPLANANTEDVQVIRGKDTIHVNYTAMTTNGEFENDVMLEQGDKIFVPFVPMGDNVTLLFPGYRTSVAYRPERTLADYFDLAGANRMHNFGYKSVCVREPDKDPRWITLAEMKTTTVEPNTEIEFFVKELFVYLGGSVSFIGRYNYNPTWHAIDYISSGGVNTITGSWNQVRVWRGAKPEAIPINVSTDPILPGDYIEIPKSHYESFKDFTLFMASLLSVISSAFIIYVTYNK; this is translated from the coding sequence ATGCGATCTTTTATAGCTTATCTGCTTTTAGCATGCGTGTGCGTGTTTGCTTCGGAATCCATGTTCGGCAACTCGAGTACTGCGAGAAACCTGGTCCTTGGTGAAGGTACATCTACGCGCGGTGCCGCTTCGCTTACGCCGATGTATGCCGAAATGACGGTGGATTCCAATTACGTGCTTGGTCCGGGCGACTTTCTGGACTTGATGCTTGAGGACAAGTACCTTTCTATCCAGATTTACCCGGACGGCAGCGTGGCTGTTGAAGAATGCGGTGCCGTGCATGTGGGCGGAAAGACTTTTGGCGAGGCGCAGAGACTTATCCTTGACCTTGTTTCCAAGCGCTACAAGCGCGAGTTCTGCTTTGTGCAGCTTGCGGCTTTGAAGAAGTTCCGCGTGAATGCGATGGGTGCCGTAGGCCTTGTGGGCCAGCATATTGTTGATCCGCAGACGAGACTTAGCCAGTTTATCCGTGCGATCGGAAATCCGCTTGCTAATGCGAATACGGAAGATGTCCAGGTGATTCGCGGCAAGGACACTATCCATGTGAACTATACTGCGATGACGACGAATGGCGAATTCGAAAATGATGTGATGCTTGAACAGGGCGACAAGATTTTTGTGCCGTTCGTGCCGATGGGCGATAACGTTACGTTGTTGTTCCCAGGATACAGGACGAGTGTCGCTTACCGTCCGGAAAGGACACTTGCGGATTACTTTGACCTCGCCGGTGCAAACAGGATGCACAACTTTGGCTACAAGTCGGTCTGTGTGCGTGAACCGGACAAGGACCCGCGCTGGATTACGCTTGCCGAAATGAAGACGACAACGGTCGAGCCGAATACGGAAATTGAGTTTTTCGTGAAGGAACTGTTTGTGTACTTAGGCGGTTCTGTTAGCTTCATCGGTCGTTACAATTACAACCCGACATGGCATGCGATTGACTATATCTCCTCGGGCGGTGTGAACACGATTACGGGATCCTGGAACCAGGTGAGGGTCTGGCGTGGTGCAAAGCCTGAAGCCATTCCGATCAATGTGTCTACGGATCCGATTTTGCCGGGCGACTACATCGAAATCCCGAAGAGCCATTACGAATCGTTCAAGGACTTTACCTTGTTCATGGCATCCCTTTTGAGTGTGATTTCGTCTGCGTTCATCATTTACGTCACTTACAACAAGTAG
- the rpsM gene encoding 30S ribosomal protein S13 — MARIAGVDLPKNKTVEYGLTAIYGVGLFTANKVCAQLGIDKNKKCDDLTEEEQGKIRHLLEDEYSVEGQLRAEVTLNIKRLQDIGCYRGIRHRKGLPVRGQRSRTNARTRKGPKKTVANKKK, encoded by the coding sequence ATGGCACGTATCGCTGGTGTCGATTTACCGAAAAACAAGACTGTTGAATACGGTCTGACGGCAATCTATGGTGTCGGTCTGTTCACCGCTAACAAGGTCTGTGCTCAGTTGGGCATTGACAAGAACAAGAAGTGTGACGACCTGACTGAAGAAGAACAAGGTAAGATTCGTCATCTTTTGGAAGATGAATACTCTGTGGAAGGTCAGCTCCGCGCAGAAGTTACCTTGAACATCAAGCGTTTGCAGGACATTGGCTGCTATCGCGGCATCCGCCACCGCAAGGGCCTCCCGGTCCGCGGTCAGCGTTCCCGCACCAACGCCCGCACACGTAAGGGCCCCAAGAAGACTGTGGCTAACAAGAAGAAGTAA
- the rplN gene encoding 50S ribosomal protein L14, producing MIQEETRLVVADNSGAKEVACIRVLGGTNRRYASIGDVIKVAVKDAIPQSKVKKGSVADAVVVRTAKEIARPDGTFIRFSDNAVVLINKDGEPRGTRIFGPVARELRDKKYMKIISLAPEVL from the coding sequence ATGATTCAAGAAGAAACCAGACTCGTCGTGGCCGATAACAGTGGTGCCAAGGAAGTCGCCTGCATCCGTGTTTTGGGTGGCACAAACCGTCGCTATGCTAGCATCGGTGATGTCATCAAGGTAGCCGTTAAGGACGCTATCCCCCAGAGCAAGGTGAAGAAGGGTTCCGTGGCCGACGCCGTCGTCGTCCGCACAGCTAAAGAAATCGCACGTCCGGACGGAACGTTCATTCGTTTCTCCGACAACGCAGTGGTTCTCATCAACAAGGATGGCGAACCGCGTGGAACCCGTATTTTTGGACCGGTGGCTCGTGAGCTCCGCGACAAGAAGTACATGAAGATCATCTCCCTCGCACCTGAGGTTCTCTAA
- the rpsH gene encoding 30S ribosomal protein S8, translated as MAMTDTIADMLTRIRNASTAKLPVVDIPASNLKRDIARVLQEKGFIKKFVVVDDGKQGILKVLLRYTKGESAIQGLQRVSTPGLRHYVDVAKLPRVRNGLGYAIISTSKGVMTDHEARELKVGGEVIAKVW; from the coding sequence ATGGCAATGACAGATACTATCGCCGATATGCTCACCCGTATCCGCAATGCCTCTACGGCAAAGCTCCCCGTGGTGGACATTCCTGCCAGCAATCTGAAGCGTGATATTGCACGTGTGTTGCAGGAAAAAGGTTTCATTAAGAAGTTCGTCGTCGTCGATGACGGTAAGCAGGGCATCCTCAAGGTCCTCCTCCGTTACACGAAGGGCGAATCCGCTATCCAGGGCCTCCAGCGCGTTTCTACGCCGGGTCTCCGTCACTATGTTGACGTGGCCAAGCTTCCGCGCGTTCGCAACGGCCTCGGCTATGCTATCATCTCCACATCTAAAGGTGTCATGACTGACCACGAAGCCCGCGAACTCAAGGTGGGTGGCGAAGTCATCGCAAAGGTATGGTAA
- a CDS encoding type Z 30S ribosomal protein S14 codes for MASRRMIEKCKRTPKYTVRGYNRCKRCGRPHAFMRRFGLCRICFREMALAGEIPGITKSSW; via the coding sequence ATGGCAAGCAGAAGAATGATTGAAAAATGCAAGCGTACTCCGAAGTATACCGTTCGTGGGTACAACCGTTGCAAGCGTTGCGGTAGGCCGCACGCCTTTATGCGCCGCTTTGGCCTTTGCCGTATTTGCTTCCGCGAAATGGCACTCGCCGGCGAAATCCCCGGTATCACAAAGTCGTCTTGGTAA
- a CDS encoding DNA-directed RNA polymerase subunit alpha, producing the protein MMWKSLQMPRSFQKVETGEDGRYAKFVVEALERGWGITLGNALRRVLLSSLQGAAIVSVKIEGVDKEFSTIPGVKEDVTDIILNLKSIRVKLLSDHDETLHLDMSGDGEVTAKDFMDNPNVTILTPDVHIATLNGNASLSMDVKISCGRGYVVADELKDKDAPIGVIAMDANFNPVQKVAMHISDTRVGQKTDYNRLELEITTDGSIDPEDALAYAAKLLVDHLEIFINFEGDLESPEELEMDEERQRIANLLRMRVDDLELSVRSSNCLRMANIHTIGELVRNKENDMLKYKNFGRKSLVELNEVLTSMGLSFGMDVDDYLKD; encoded by the coding sequence ATGATGTGGAAATCACTTCAGATGCCGCGCAGCTTCCAGAAAGTGGAAACCGGCGAAGATGGCCGCTACGCCAAGTTTGTCGTAGAAGCCTTGGAACGTGGCTGGGGTATTACCCTCGGTAACGCTCTCCGTCGCGTGCTCCTCTCCTCTCTGCAGGGTGCGGCTATTGTCTCCGTGAAAATCGAAGGCGTTGACAAGGAATTTTCGACGATTCCGGGTGTGAAGGAAGATGTCACTGACATTATCCTGAACCTCAAGAGCATCCGTGTAAAGCTCCTGTCTGATCATGATGAAACCCTTCACCTGGACATGTCCGGTGATGGCGAAGTCACGGCCAAGGACTTTATGGACAATCCAAATGTCACTATCCTGACTCCGGATGTTCACATTGCGACATTGAACGGCAACGCTTCTTTGTCGATGGACGTGAAGATCTCCTGCGGTCGTGGTTATGTTGTTGCCGACGAACTTAAGGACAAGGACGCTCCGATTGGCGTTATCGCCATGGATGCGAACTTCAACCCGGTTCAGAAAGTCGCAATGCACATCAGCGATACCCGCGTTGGTCAGAAGACGGACTACAACCGTCTGGAACTTGAAATTACAACAGACGGTTCCATTGACCCGGAAGACGCTCTTGCATACGCTGCAAAGCTTCTTGTGGATCACTTGGAAATCTTCATCAACTTCGAAGGCGATCTCGAATCTCCTGAAGAACTCGAAATGGATGAAGAACGTCAGCGTATCGCTAACCTCCTCCGTATGCGCGTGGACGATCTGGAACTTTCCGTTCGCTCCAGCAACTGCCTCCGTATGGCAAACATCCATACCATTGGCGAGCTTGTTCGCAACAAGGAAAACGATATGCTCAAATACAAGAACTTCGGTAGGAAGTCCTTGGTTGAACTTAACGAGGTGTTGACGTCGATGGGCCTTTCTTTTGGCATGGACGTCGATGATTACTTGAAGGATTAA